In the Oncorhynchus keta strain PuntledgeMale-10-30-2019 chromosome 29, Oket_V2, whole genome shotgun sequence genome, one interval contains:
- the LOC118361889 gene encoding zinc finger protein 235-like isoform X14: MANCKDMVFHTQIASIVEVLANAAVAEICKLVDDDYAVFRLEITQSQKDNRTLRRKLQLLELKMARERAEGTMRERALASRPSSVKFLDRHRGMARGEGSLTGGHRSFVKPMKHNSWRDDQPITVDEGSGTSTQHVIMIESADAETAGPGVKMERSEGEEDPRHSRDIQTGTPSVAMEEPTTAPAQPRTRSSITEVSGTPNAVLKSETDSNTLTVTKRLLHTGSDHRSDPERLGLGTLGCPPAPGSEYLPVFHQSQRTVNSRGDGDALDTSGDDPSCSYSTEMDPGNISLCIETQTDLSRGGWNQYSSGVYSEGYLDKKREVIIIDEVTVKVEGDASPTRNAESHLGDGHSQGRDFLDYRESLETNPTVVTHSPIHKFRDRDPVSTSMGPSDSPSHVLFDPVLNSNDRTRAQAQGGGATSGNVKEKRFHCMFCNKGFSSPQKVEIHQRVHTGVKPFSCTQCQMRFAQARDLKRHQRVHTGEKPYSCPQCEKRFSRQDHVKMHLKVHTGERPFACTHCGKRFSERSYLRLHQQKKHFTL; this comes from the exons atggctaactgtaaagatatggtttttcacactcaaatagcctccatcGTGGAGGTGCTGGCGAAtgcagccgtggcagagatctgtaaactcgtagacgacgactatgcagtgtttcgtttggaaataactcaaagccagaaagaTAACAGGACATTGCGGAGGAAACTACAACTACTGGAACTGAAGATGGCACGGGAGCGCGCAGAGGGGACAATGCGAGAGCGCGCCCTGGCAAGTCGTCCCAGTAGTGTCAAGTTCCTCGACCGACACAGAGGAATGGCAAGAG GTGAAGGAAGTCTCACTGGAGGCCACAGGAGCTTTGTTAAGCCAATGAAGCACAATTCatggagagatgaccaaccaattactgttgatgaggggagtggaacctcaacccagcATGTTATCATGATAGAG TCTGCAGATGCAGAGACTGCAGGTCCTGGGGTCAAGAtggagaggtctgaaggagagGAAGACCCACGGCACAGCAGAGACATCCAGACTGGAACGCCCTCTGTAGCCATGGAGGAACCCACCACCGCCCCAGCGCAGCCCAGGACCCGAAGCAGCATCACTGAGGTCAGTGGAACGCCGAACGCCGTCCTCAAGTCAGAGACAGACTCCAATACTTTAACTGTAACAAAAAGGCTCTTACACACAGGATCTGACCACAGATCAGacccagagagactggggttggGGACACTGGGCTGTCCTCCTGCTCCCGGTTCAGAGTACTTACCCGTATTTCACCAGAGCCAAAGAACGGTTAATTCCCGTGGAGATGGTGATGCGTTAGACACTAGTGGTGATGATCCGTCTTGTTCTTACTCTACAGAAATGGATCCTGGAAACATATCCTTGTGTATAGAGACACAGACTGATCTGTCTAGAGGGGGCTGGAACCAGTACAGTAGTGGTGTATACTCTGAAGGGTACCTAGATAAGAAAAGGGAGGTTATAATCATAGATGAGGTGACTGTGAAAGTGGAGGGTGACGCTTCTCCCACACGGAATGCAGAAAGTCACCTTggagatggacactcacaggGCAGAGATTTCTTAGATTATAGGGAAAGCTTAGAGACAAATCCAACCGTTGTGACCCACTCTCCTATACACAAGTTCAGGGATCGCGACCCAGTGTCCACGTCGATGGGGCCTTCCGATTCACCCAGCCATGTCCTTTTCGATCCGGTATTGAACTCAAACGACAGGACTAGAGCCCAGGCTCAGGGAGGGGGAGCCACATCAGGCAATGTTAAAGAGAAACGGTTCCActgcatgttctgtaacaaaggcttcagcagcccccagaaggtggagatccaccagagggtccacacaggggtgaaacccttcagctgtacccagtgtcaaATGCGTTTCGCCCAGGCTCgtgacctgaagaggcaccagagggtccacacaggtgagaaaccctacagctgcccccagtgtgagaagaggttctcccgCCAGGACCATGTAAAGatgcacctgaaggtccacacCGGAGAGAGGCCATTTGCCTGTACACACTGCgggaagaggttctcagagaggagctaCCTCAGGCTACACCAGCAGAAAAAACATTTCACTCTATAA
- the LOC118361991 gene encoding myoneurin-like isoform X1, with amino-acid sequence MANCMVFHTQIASIMEVLANAAVAEICKLVDDDYEVFRLEMSQSQKENRGLRRKLQLFELKVARERAERVLASRPSSVKILDRYKGIARGEGHLTGGHRSFVKPAGHNTWRDDQPFTIDEGSGTSTQRVIVIESAEAAGPGGLSLVKQERTEEEDPRHSRSTPTGVTSGVASPVATEDLSTAAATQPRTRCSITEVSGTLNAVLKSDTDTSTVTQRLLQDGSSDHRSDAEGLGPGRLGCTAATGSEYLLYGNRSPRMVHSHRDSGDALETGNDPSCSYTTEMDPGNMPLGLEAQTTLSRGDWNRYSSSVYSEGCLDKKGEVKVVDDGTVKVEADAPPTWNADSHLGDRQSQGRDFLDYSENLETNPNVTTNSPLHTLRDRDPASMSLGPSDSHGHVRFDQVLNSNDRAGGQVQEGGATSGSSKEKRFFCMFCNKGFSCPQKVEIHQRVHTGVKPFSCTQCHMRFAQAGDLKRHHRVHTGVKPFSCTQCHMRFAQAGDLKRHQRVHTGEKPFGCHLCRASFSHSSSLKRHQRVHTGEKHTAVPRSRRGSPTSTS; translated from the exons atggctaactgtatggttttccacactcaaatagcctccatcatggaggtactagcgaatgcagccgtggcagagatctgtaaactcgtagacgacgactatgaagtgtttcgtttggaaatgtctcaaagccagaaagaaaacaggggATTGCGGAGGAAGCTACAGCTATTCGAACTGAAGGTGGCACGGGAGCGCGCAGAGCGCGTCCTTGCCAGTCGTCCCAGTAGTGTCAAGATCCTCGACCGATACAAAGGAATCGCAAGAG GTGAAGGACATCTCACTGGAGGCCACAGGAGCTTCGTGAAACCAGCGGGAcacaatacatggagagatgaccaaccaTTCACtattgatgagggaagtggaacctcaacccagcGCGTTATCGTGATAGAG TCTGCAGAAGCTGCAGGTCCAGGAGGATTGTCTCTGGTGAAACAAGAGAGGACTGAAGAAGAGGACCCACGACACAGCAGAAGCACCCCTACTGGTGTAACGTCTGGAGTGGCGTCCCCTGTAGCCACGGAAGACCTATCCACCGCTGCTGCGACCCAGCCCAGGACACGATGCAGCATCACGGAGGTCAGTGGAACGCTGAACGCCGTACTCAAGTCAGACACAGATACTTCAACTGTAACACAAAGGCTTTTACAAGACGGATCATCTGACCACAGGTCAGACGCAGAGGGACTGGGGCCGGGGAGACTGGGCTGTACTGCTGCTACCGGCTCAGAGTATTTACTTTACGGTAATCGAAGCCCAAGGATGGTTCATTCCCATCGGGACTCCGGTGACGCGTTAGAGACTGGCAATGATCCGTCTTGTTCTTACACTACAGAGATGGACCCTGGCAACATGCCCTTGGGTTTAGAGGCACAGACTACTCTGTCTAGAGGGGACTGGAAccggtacagtagtagtgtatactCTGAAGGGTGCCTTGATAAGAAAGGGGAGGTTAAAGTGGTAGATGATGGGACTGTGAAAGTGGAGGCCGACGCTCCTCCCACATGGAATGCAGATAGTCACCTAGGAGACAGACAATCACAGGGCAGAGATTTTTTAGATTACAGCGAAAACTTAGAGACAAATCCAAATGTAACAACCAACTCCCCTTTACACACGCTCAGAGATCGCGACCCAGCGTCCATGTCATTGGGGCCTTCTGATTCACATGGCCATGTCCGTTTCGATCAGGTATTGAACTCAAACGACAGGGCTGGAGGCCAGGTTCAGGAAGGGGGAGCCACATCTGGCAGTAGTAAAGAGAAACGATTCTTCTGTatgttctgtaacaaaggcttcagctgcccgcagaaggtggagatccaccagagggtccacacaggggtgaaacccttcagctgtacccagtgtcacatgcgcTTCGCCCAGGCTGgtgacctgaagaggcaccaTAGGGTCCACACAGGGGTAAAACCtttcagctgtacccagtgtcacatgcgcTTCGCCCAGGCTGgtgacctgaagaggcaccagagggtccacacaggggagaaaccgttCGGCTGTCACCTGTGCCGTGCTAGTTTCTCCCACTCATCcagcctgaagaggcaccagagggtccacacaggggagaagcatACAGCTGTCCCCAGGTCGAGAAGAGGTTCTCCCACCAGCACCAGCTGA
- the LOC118361991 gene encoding zinc finger protein 696-like isoform X2, with the protein MARGEGHLTGGHRSFVKPAGHNTWRDDQPFTIDEGSGTSTQRVIVIESAEAAGPGGLSLVKQERTEEEDPRHSRSTPTGVTSGVASPVATEDLSTAAATQPRTRCSITEVSGTLNAVLKSDTDTSTVTQRLLQDGSSDHRSDAEGLGPGRLGCTAATGSEYLLYGNRSPRMVHSHRDSGDALETGNDPSCSYTTEMDPGNMPLGLEAQTTLSRGDWNRYSSSVYSEGCLDKKGEVKVVDDGTVKVEADAPPTWNADSHLGDRQSQGRDFLDYSENLETNPNVTTNSPLHTLRDRDPASMSLGPSDSHGHVRFDQVLNSNDRAGGQVQEGGATSGSSKEKRFFCMFCNKGFSCPQKVEIHQRVHTGVKPFSCTQCHMRFAQAGDLKRHHRVHTGVKPFSCTQCHMRFAQAGDLKRHQRVHTGEKPFGCHLCRASFSHSSSLKRHQRVHTGEKHTAVPRSRRGSPTSTS; encoded by the exons GTGAAGGACATCTCACTGGAGGCCACAGGAGCTTCGTGAAACCAGCGGGAcacaatacatggagagatgaccaaccaTTCACtattgatgagggaagtggaacctcaacccagcGCGTTATCGTGATAGAG TCTGCAGAAGCTGCAGGTCCAGGAGGATTGTCTCTGGTGAAACAAGAGAGGACTGAAGAAGAGGACCCACGACACAGCAGAAGCACCCCTACTGGTGTAACGTCTGGAGTGGCGTCCCCTGTAGCCACGGAAGACCTATCCACCGCTGCTGCGACCCAGCCCAGGACACGATGCAGCATCACGGAGGTCAGTGGAACGCTGAACGCCGTACTCAAGTCAGACACAGATACTTCAACTGTAACACAAAGGCTTTTACAAGACGGATCATCTGACCACAGGTCAGACGCAGAGGGACTGGGGCCGGGGAGACTGGGCTGTACTGCTGCTACCGGCTCAGAGTATTTACTTTACGGTAATCGAAGCCCAAGGATGGTTCATTCCCATCGGGACTCCGGTGACGCGTTAGAGACTGGCAATGATCCGTCTTGTTCTTACACTACAGAGATGGACCCTGGCAACATGCCCTTGGGTTTAGAGGCACAGACTACTCTGTCTAGAGGGGACTGGAAccggtacagtagtagtgtatactCTGAAGGGTGCCTTGATAAGAAAGGGGAGGTTAAAGTGGTAGATGATGGGACTGTGAAAGTGGAGGCCGACGCTCCTCCCACATGGAATGCAGATAGTCACCTAGGAGACAGACAATCACAGGGCAGAGATTTTTTAGATTACAGCGAAAACTTAGAGACAAATCCAAATGTAACAACCAACTCCCCTTTACACACGCTCAGAGATCGCGACCCAGCGTCCATGTCATTGGGGCCTTCTGATTCACATGGCCATGTCCGTTTCGATCAGGTATTGAACTCAAACGACAGGGCTGGAGGCCAGGTTCAGGAAGGGGGAGCCACATCTGGCAGTAGTAAAGAGAAACGATTCTTCTGTatgttctgtaacaaaggcttcagctgcccgcagaaggtggagatccaccagagggtccacacaggggtgaaacccttcagctgtacccagtgtcacatgcgcTTCGCCCAGGCTGgtgacctgaagaggcaccaTAGGGTCCACACAGGGGTAAAACCtttcagctgtacccagtgtcacatgcgcTTCGCCCAGGCTGgtgacctgaagaggcaccagagggtccacacaggggagaaaccgttCGGCTGTCACCTGTGCCGTGCTAGTTTCTCCCACTCATCcagcctgaagaggcaccagagggtccacacaggggagaagcatACAGCTGTCCCCAGGTCGAGAAGAGGTTCTCCCACCAGCACCAGCTGA